A region from the Drosophila mauritiana strain mau12 chromosome 2L, ASM438214v1, whole genome shotgun sequence genome encodes:
- the LOC117140498 gene encoding cytokine receptor-like → MDWRTSLLLLLVPSTWASDYWKFKCRYEDTRPDVVCISSLGIVGVANNKNYSLSMDSSPYHICKPPDANAGAHCTLPRPINSTGVKHNFTFAVEAIDAARWYEFHLVDDQMTRPLWGNYSPSISRRDNVVCVDGQWSSRNSNSTFKWRVSLLSNEAYDARIISHLEAGFSSPQDVCFRMPPYRYPQYEVRLWTRYNLTGSPWTKDYYSFNVSGNASVPDRPPKFVPNGFSYEPRSTELYVYWVGLSMLEFGGPDFTYILESDTGDRARLENDYHAVFYDWDPTKPANVSIWSQNFLGKSVNSSVLKVPILANSQRRDPQNLRFNVRTNSLIWQPPEESKGHTGYTFFWCDTYILSKFCGSQLKLEELPASETQFRFEGHWENCLWGVAAIYEDNSGTGIHWVFG, encoded by the exons ATGGACTGGCGGACGAgcttgctgcttctgctggtGCCCAGCACCTGGGCATCCgactattggaaatttaagTGTCGTTATGAGGACACACGTCCGGATGTGGTGTGCATCTCTTCCCTTGGCATAGTGGGAGTCGCGAACAACAAGAACTATTCCCTGAGCATGGATAGTTCTCCATATCACATTTGCAAGCCGCCGGATGCGAATGCTGGTGCCCACTGCACCCTGCCGCGTCCGATCAACAGTACCGGCGTAAAACATAACTTCACTTTTGCAGTGGAAGCCATCGATGCTGCACGGTGGTACGAATTTCACCTGGTCGACGACCAAATGACAAGGCCACTGTGGGGAAACTATTCACCCAGCATCTCAAGGAGGGACAATGTGGTCTGTGTGGATGGCCAGTGGAGTTCGCGGAATAGCAACTCCACCTTCAAGTGGCGCGTTAGCCTGCTATCGAACGAAGCTTATGATGCTCGTATCATTAGCCACCTGGAAGCTGGTTTCAGTAGTCCACAGGATGTGTGCTTCAGGATGCCGCCTTATCGCTATCCTCAGTACGAAGTGCGTCTCTGGACACGCTACAATCTCACAGGCTCGCCCTGGACGAAGGATTACTACTCCTTCAATGTATCGGGGAATGCATCCGTACCAGATCGTCCACCGAAGTTCGTGCCCAATGGATTTTCGTACGAACCGCGCTCTACGGAACTTTATGTCTATTGGGTGGGTCTGTCTATGCTGGAATTTGGAGGTCCCGACTTTACGTACATTTTAGAATCGGATACGGG CGACAGAGCGCGGCTGGAGAACGACTACCATGCAGTCTTCTACGACTGGGATCCCACTAAGCCGGCCAACGTGTCTATTTGGAGCCAGAATTTCTTGGGGAAGTCGGTGAATAGTTCGGTCCTTAAAGTGCCCATTTTGGCCAACTCCCAGCGGCGAGACCCACAGAATTTAAGGTTTAACGTGAggacaaattctttaatatggCAACCACCAGAGGAGTCAAAGGGACACACTGGGTACACCTTCTTTTGGTGCGACACGTATATACTCAGTAAATTTTGCGGGAGTCAGCTGAAGTTGGAGGAGCTGCCTGCATCGGAGACACAGTTTAGGTTTGAGGGCCATTGGGAGAACTGCCTTTGGGGTGTGGCGGCGATATACGAGGACAATTCCGGCACTGGAATACACTGGGTCTTTGGCTAA